In the Streptomyces sp. NBC_00525 genome, one interval contains:
- a CDS encoding flavin monoamine oxidase family protein, with the protein MTSVPPAVQSTEEAAPPITMIGPDFPYAYDDFLAHPAGIGQVPATEHGTEVAVIGGGLSGIITAYELMKMGLRPVVYEADRIGGRLRTVEFEGCATDGEPLTAEMGAMRFPPSSTSLQHYIDLVGLETKPFPNPLAPATPSTVVDLKGESHYARTIDELPQVYRDVMDAWNACLEEGADFTDMNRALRERDVPRIREIWSRLVEKLDNQTFYGFLCDSEAFKSFRHREIFGQVGFGTGGWDTDFPNSILEILRVVYTEADDHHRSIVGGSQQLPQRLWEREPQKIVHWPLGTSLSSLHDGEPRGAVTRLHRTAGNRITVTDASGDIRTYRAAVFTGQSWLLLSKIACDDALFPIDHWTAVERTHYMESSKLFVPVDRPFWLDKDESTGRDTMSMTLTDRMTRGTYLLDDGPDRPASICLSYTWCDDSLKWLPLSATERMDVMLKSLGEIYPNVDIRGHVIGNPVTVSWENEPWFMGAFKANLPGHYRYQRRLFTHFMQDRLPADKRGLFLAGDDISWTAGWAEGAVQTALNAVWGVMHHFGGATDPTNPGPGDLFDELAPVELPED; encoded by the coding sequence ATGACGTCCGTGCCCCCCGCCGTCCAGAGCACCGAGGAAGCGGCCCCGCCGATCACCATGATCGGGCCGGACTTCCCCTACGCGTACGACGACTTCCTCGCCCACCCGGCGGGCATCGGCCAGGTCCCGGCCACCGAGCACGGCACCGAGGTGGCCGTCATCGGCGGCGGGCTCTCCGGCATCATCACCGCGTACGAACTGATGAAGATGGGCCTGCGGCCGGTCGTCTACGAGGCCGACCGCATCGGCGGACGGCTGCGCACCGTCGAGTTCGAGGGCTGCGCCACGGACGGCGAACCGCTCACCGCCGAGATGGGCGCGATGCGCTTCCCGCCCTCGTCCACCTCGCTCCAGCACTACATCGACCTGGTCGGCCTGGAGACCAAGCCGTTCCCCAACCCGCTCGCCCCGGCCACCCCCTCCACCGTCGTGGACCTCAAGGGCGAGTCGCACTACGCCAGGACCATCGACGAACTCCCGCAGGTCTACCGCGATGTGATGGACGCCTGGAACGCCTGCCTGGAGGAGGGCGCCGACTTCACCGACATGAACCGGGCGCTGCGCGAACGCGACGTCCCCCGGATCAGGGAGATCTGGTCCCGGCTGGTCGAGAAGCTCGACAACCAGACGTTCTACGGCTTCCTCTGCGACTCCGAGGCCTTCAAGTCCTTCCGGCACCGCGAGATCTTCGGCCAGGTCGGCTTCGGCACCGGCGGCTGGGACACCGACTTCCCCAACTCCATCCTGGAGATCCTGCGCGTCGTCTACACCGAGGCGGACGACCACCACCGCTCCATCGTCGGCGGCAGCCAGCAGCTCCCGCAGCGCCTGTGGGAGCGCGAGCCGCAGAAGATCGTCCACTGGCCGCTCGGCACCTCGCTGTCCTCGCTGCACGATGGCGAGCCGCGCGGCGCCGTGACCCGGCTGCACCGCACGGCCGGCAACCGGATCACCGTCACCGACGCCTCCGGCGACATCCGCACCTACCGGGCGGCCGTCTTCACCGGCCAGTCCTGGCTGCTGCTCTCCAAGATCGCCTGCGACGACGCGCTCTTCCCGATCGACCACTGGACGGCGGTGGAGCGCACCCACTACATGGAGTCGTCCAAGCTGTTCGTACCCGTGGACCGGCCGTTCTGGCTGGACAAGGACGAGAGCACCGGGCGCGACACCATGTCGATGACGCTGACCGACCGGATGACCCGCGGCACCTATCTGCTGGACGACGGACCGGACCGGCCGGCCAGCATCTGCCTCTCGTACACCTGGTGCGACGACAGCCTCAAATGGCTGCCACTGTCGGCGACCGAGCGCATGGACGTGATGCTGAAGTCGCTCGGCGAGATCTACCCGAACGTCGACATCCGCGGCCATGTCATCGGCAACCCGGTCACCGTGTCCTGGGAGAACGAGCCCTGGTTCATGGGCGCGTTCAAGGCCAACCTGCCCGGCCACTACCGCTACCAGCGGCGCCTGTTCACCCACTTCATGCAGGACCGGCTGCCCGCCGACAAGCGGGGCCTGTTCCTGGCCGGCGACGACATCTCCTGGACGGCCGGCTGGGCCGAGGGCGCCGTGCAGACCGCGCTCAACGCGGTATGGGGCGTGATGCACCACTTCGGCGGCGCGACCGACCCGACCAACCCAGGGCCGGGCGACCTGTTCGACGAGCTGGCCCCGGTAGAACTGCCCGAGGACTGA
- a CDS encoding riboflavin synthase yields MFTGIVEELGEVTAVERLDDASRFRLRGPVVTEGAKHGDSIAVNGVCLTVVDLGEHEFTADVMAETLNRSSLGALTTGSRVNLERPMALGGRLGGHIVQGHVDGTGRILERTPSENWEVVKVSLPAHLSRYVVEKGSITVDGVSLTVVDAAPDHFTISLIPTTLALTTLGLKGPGEPVNLEVDVIAKYVERLLGAGAPEPGEDAK; encoded by the coding sequence GTGTTCACCGGAATTGTCGAAGAACTGGGTGAGGTCACCGCCGTCGAGCGGCTCGACGACGCCTCCCGCTTCCGTCTGCGCGGCCCCGTCGTCACCGAGGGCGCCAAGCACGGCGATTCGATCGCCGTGAACGGCGTCTGCCTGACCGTCGTGGACCTCGGCGAGCACGAGTTCACCGCCGATGTGATGGCCGAGACGCTGAACCGCTCCAGCCTCGGCGCCCTGACCACCGGCTCCCGCGTCAACCTCGAACGCCCCATGGCGCTCGGCGGACGGCTCGGCGGCCACATCGTCCAGGGCCACGTGGACGGCACCGGCCGCATCCTGGAGCGCACCCCCTCCGAGAACTGGGAGGTCGTGAAGGTCTCGCTGCCCGCGCACCTCTCCCGGTACGTGGTGGAGAAGGGCTCGATCACCGTGGACGGCGTCAGCCTCACCGTGGTGGACGCCGCCCCCGACCACTTCACCATCAGCCTCATCCCCACCACCCTCGCCCTGACCACGCTCGGCCTCAAGGGGCCCGGCGAGCCGGTCAACCTGGAGGTGGACGTCATCGCGAAGTACGTCGAGCGGCTGCTCGGCGCCGGCGCGCCGGAGCCCGGAGAGGACGCGAAGTGA
- the ribD gene encoding bifunctional diaminohydroxyphosphoribosylaminopyrimidine deaminase/5-amino-6-(5-phosphoribosylamino)uracil reductase RibD yields the protein MDTAADITAMRRAIALAARGLGSTSPNPVVGCVVLDAAGQPAGEGFHQRAGGPHAEIHALRAAGDRARGGTAYVTLEPCDHTGRTGPCSRALADAGIARVVYAVGDPNPQATGGAATLRAAGVRTESGLLAAEAEAGNAAWLTSVRRGRPHLTWKYAATLDGRVAAADATSRWISSAESRADVHRLRAEADAVLVGSGTARADDPQLAVRGIDGAVQPLRVVLDTRATAVRPGARVLDTTAPTLIAVAEDADAGHLPAEAVLRLPPAATGPGLDLTALLAALHGRGVRSVLLEGGPVLAGAFVAAGLVDKVVGYLAPVLLGAGPAALADAGIHTLAEALRLDVTETVRIGPDLRVTAVPGHTRKEN from the coding sequence GTGGACACCGCAGCCGACATCACCGCCATGCGCCGAGCCATCGCGCTCGCCGCCCGCGGCCTCGGCTCCACCAGCCCCAACCCGGTCGTCGGATGCGTCGTCCTCGACGCCGCCGGACAGCCCGCGGGCGAGGGCTTCCACCAGCGCGCCGGCGGCCCGCACGCCGAGATCCACGCCCTGCGCGCGGCCGGCGACCGGGCCCGCGGCGGCACCGCCTACGTCACCCTGGAACCCTGCGACCACACCGGCCGCACCGGCCCCTGCTCCCGCGCGCTCGCCGACGCCGGGATCGCCCGCGTCGTGTACGCGGTCGGCGACCCGAATCCGCAGGCCACCGGAGGCGCCGCCACCCTGCGCGCCGCCGGTGTCCGCACCGAGTCCGGCCTCCTGGCCGCCGAGGCCGAGGCCGGCAACGCCGCCTGGCTGACCTCCGTGCGCCGGGGCCGCCCGCACCTCACCTGGAAGTACGCGGCCACCCTGGACGGCCGGGTCGCCGCGGCCGACGCCACCAGCCGCTGGATCAGCTCCGCCGAGTCCCGCGCCGACGTCCACCGGCTGCGCGCCGAGGCGGACGCCGTGCTCGTCGGCTCCGGCACCGCCCGCGCCGACGACCCCCAGCTCGCGGTGCGCGGCATCGACGGCGCCGTCCAGCCCCTGCGGGTCGTCCTGGACACCCGCGCCACCGCCGTACGGCCCGGCGCGCGGGTCCTCGACACCACCGCGCCCACCCTGATCGCGGTCGCCGAGGACGCCGACGCCGGCCACCTGCCCGCCGAGGCCGTCCTGCGCCTCCCGCCCGCCGCCACCGGGCCCGGCCTCGACCTCACCGCCCTGCTCGCCGCCCTCCACGGGCGCGGCGTGCGCTCCGTACTCCTCGAAGGCGGCCCGGTCCTGGCCGGCGCCTTCGTCGCCGCGGGACTCGTCGACAAGGTCGTCGGCTATCTCGCCCCCGTCCTCCTCGGCGCGGGCCCCGCCGCCCTCGCCGACGCCGGAATCCACACGCTCGCCGAGGCGTTGCGCCTCGACGTGACGGAGACCGTTCGCATCGGCCCCGATCTGCGCGTCACCGCCGTTCCCGGCCACACCCGGAAGGAAAACTGA
- a CDS encoding chitinase C-terminal domain-containing protein produces the protein MLSPTRARASLLAAGAGVAALLIGSLSATPSAAAVDQESCRPDGLYETPGVTVPYCSVYDSEGREKMGADHPRRVIGYFTNWRTGKDGKDAYLASDIPWDKVTHLNYAFAHVDGSNKLSVGADGPNNASTGMTWPGVKGAEMDPGFPYKGHFNLLNKFKKQYPNVKTMVSVGGWAETGGYFDESGKRVDSGGFYSMATNADGSVNQAGINTFADSAVDFIRTYGFNGVDIDYEYPTTMKDAGNPLDHTLSNARRPGLVKGYAALMKTLREKLDRASAADGKHYLLSVAAPSSGYLLRGMETFQVQKYLDYVNIMSYDLHGAWNEYVGPNASLFDDGKDAELAQANVYSTSQYGGTGYLNTDWAYHYFRGSMPSGRINIGLPYYTRGFKNVQGGTNGLWGKAATSDCPAGAGLTKCGDGAVGIDNLWHDLDTNGKESPAGSNPMWHAKNLEKGIVGDYVTDYGFPADTTLTGTYVRNYDSTLVAPWLWNAEKKVFLSTEDEQSVQAKADYVVDKGIGGTMIWELAGDYGWNAAKGQYEPGSTLTSTMYDTFKNATPYGAKRSTIDLPTQALDIDVSFGAFPLGDSNYPISPKLTITNNTKATLPGGTEFQFDYSTSAPANAKDQSGFGTTIVRSDHTASNNIGGLKGDYNRVSLKLPSWQSLAPGASVQVDFVYYLPTSTPSNWTVTFDGKSYALAGDLARGTTVVEPGTGSTPTPDPSGSTGPSPDPTGGACTAAAWNADTAYGAATTVSQDGHQWKSKWWTKGEKPGTTGEWGVWQDLGAC, from the coding sequence GTGCTGTCCCCCACCCGAGCGAGAGCCTCGCTCCTCGCCGCCGGCGCCGGCGTCGCCGCGCTGCTGATCGGCTCGCTCTCCGCGACCCCCTCGGCCGCCGCCGTCGACCAGGAGTCCTGTCGCCCCGACGGGCTCTACGAGACGCCCGGTGTCACCGTCCCCTACTGCTCCGTGTACGACTCCGAGGGGCGCGAGAAGATGGGCGCCGACCACCCCCGGCGCGTCATCGGCTACTTCACCAACTGGCGGACCGGCAAGGACGGCAAGGACGCCTACCTCGCCTCCGACATCCCCTGGGACAAGGTCACCCACCTCAACTACGCCTTCGCCCACGTCGACGGCTCGAACAAGCTCTCCGTGGGCGCGGACGGCCCGAACAACGCCTCCACCGGGATGACCTGGCCGGGCGTCAAGGGTGCCGAGATGGACCCCGGCTTCCCGTACAAGGGCCACTTCAACCTGCTCAACAAGTTCAAGAAGCAGTACCCGAACGTCAAGACGATGGTGTCGGTCGGCGGCTGGGCCGAGACCGGCGGCTACTTCGACGAGAGCGGCAAGCGCGTCGACTCCGGCGGCTTCTACTCGATGGCCACCAACGCGGACGGCTCCGTCAATCAGGCCGGAATCAACACCTTCGCCGACTCCGCGGTCGACTTCATCCGGACGTACGGCTTCAACGGGGTCGACATCGACTACGAGTACCCCACGACCATGAAGGACGCCGGCAACCCGCTGGACCACACGCTGTCCAACGCCCGCCGTCCCGGCCTGGTCAAGGGCTACGCCGCGCTGATGAAGACCCTGCGCGAGAAGCTCGACCGGGCGTCCGCCGCCGACGGCAAGCACTACCTGCTCAGCGTCGCCGCCCCGTCCTCCGGCTACCTGCTGCGCGGCATGGAGACCTTCCAGGTCCAGAAGTACCTGGACTACGTCAACATCATGTCGTACGACCTGCACGGCGCCTGGAACGAGTACGTCGGCCCGAACGCCTCGCTGTTCGACGACGGCAAGGACGCCGAACTCGCCCAGGCGAACGTCTACTCGACCTCGCAGTACGGCGGCACCGGCTACCTCAACACCGACTGGGCCTACCACTACTTCCGCGGTTCCATGCCGTCCGGCCGGATCAACATCGGCCTGCCGTACTACACCCGCGGCTTCAAGAACGTCCAGGGCGGCACCAACGGCCTGTGGGGCAAGGCGGCCACCTCCGACTGCCCGGCCGGCGCGGGGCTGACCAAGTGCGGTGACGGCGCGGTCGGCATCGACAACCTCTGGCACGACCTGGACACCAACGGCAAGGAGTCGCCCGCCGGCTCCAACCCGATGTGGCACGCCAAGAACCTGGAGAAGGGCATCGTCGGCGACTACGTCACCGACTACGGGTTCCCGGCGGACACCACGCTGACCGGCACCTACGTCCGCAACTACGACTCCACCCTGGTGGCGCCGTGGCTGTGGAACGCCGAGAAGAAGGTCTTCCTCTCCACCGAGGACGAGCAGTCCGTCCAGGCCAAGGCCGACTACGTGGTCGACAAGGGCATCGGCGGCACGATGATCTGGGAGCTGGCCGGCGACTACGGCTGGAACGCGGCCAAGGGTCAGTACGAGCCCGGCTCGACGCTCACCTCCACGATGTACGACACCTTCAAGAACGCCACCCCCTACGGTGCGAAGCGCTCCACGATCGACCTGCCCACCCAGGCGCTCGACATCGACGTGTCCTTCGGCGCGTTCCCGCTGGGCGACTCGAACTACCCGATCAGCCCCAAGCTGACGATCACCAACAACACCAAGGCGACGCTGCCCGGCGGCACGGAGTTCCAGTTCGACTACTCCACCTCGGCGCCCGCCAACGCCAAGGACCAGTCCGGCTTCGGCACCACGATCGTGCGCAGCGACCACACCGCCTCGAACAACATCGGCGGTCTGAAGGGCGACTACAACCGCGTCTCGCTGAAGCTGCCGTCCTGGCAGAGCCTGGCGCCGGGCGCCTCGGTCCAGGTCGACTTCGTGTACTACCTGCCGACGTCCACGCCGTCCAACTGGACCGTGACCTTCGACGGCAAGTCCTACGCCCTGGCGGGCGACCTGGCGCGCGGCACGACGGTCGTCGAGCCGGGCACCGGCTCCACCCCGACGCCGGACCCGTCCGGCTCCACCGGCCCGAGCCCCGACCCCACGGGCGGCGCCTGCACGGCGGCGGCCTGGAACGCGGACACCGCCTACGGCGCGGCCACGACGGTGAGCCAGGACGGACACCAGTGGAAGTCGAAGTGGTGGACGAAGGGCGAGAAGCCCGGAACCACCGGTGAGTGGGGCGTCTGGCAGGACCTCGGCGCCTGCTGA
- a CDS encoding uracil-xanthine permease family protein, translating into MGLGVRWTLHGDGKTPAPGAVVRPDERLSWPRTFGLGAQHVVAMFGASFVAPVLMGLDPNLAIMMSGVATAIFLLATRGQVPSYLGCSLSFVGVAATIRASGGDSAVVTGAVFVVGAVLFLAGLAVQRFGARIIHAAMPPVVTGAVVMLIGFNLAPVTASTYWPQDQWTALLVMLFTGLAVVCLRGFFSRIAIFLGLVFGYVLSWVLDRVFGKIHSPAGGAEAVDHWRLDLSGVGKADWIGLPSFHAPSFEWSAILVALPVVIALIAENAGHVKAVGEMTGDSLDGKLGTAIAADGAASMLSTAVGGPPNTTYSENIGVMAATRVYSTAAYWAAAGFALLFGLCPKFGAVVAAIPGGVLGGITVILYGMIGLLGAQIWLNAGVDLRNPLNLVPAAAGIIIGVGGVSLKITDNFELGGIALGTIVVITGYHVLRAFAPAHLKTQEPLLDSGTSAYDEKPPAAGS; encoded by the coding sequence ATGGGCCTCGGCGTGCGCTGGACCTTGCACGGCGACGGGAAGACGCCCGCACCGGGAGCGGTGGTCCGCCCCGACGAGCGGCTCTCCTGGCCCCGGACCTTCGGGCTCGGCGCACAGCACGTGGTCGCCATGTTCGGCGCGTCGTTCGTCGCGCCGGTCCTGATGGGGCTCGACCCGAACCTGGCGATCATGATGTCGGGTGTCGCGACCGCCATCTTCCTGCTGGCCACGCGCGGCCAGGTGCCCAGCTACCTGGGCTGCTCGCTCTCCTTCGTCGGGGTGGCCGCGACGATCCGGGCGAGCGGCGGCGACAGCGCGGTGGTCACCGGCGCGGTGTTCGTGGTCGGCGCGGTGCTCTTCCTCGCCGGTCTGGCCGTGCAGCGGTTCGGCGCGCGGATCATCCACGCGGCGATGCCGCCGGTGGTCACGGGCGCGGTGGTCATGCTCATCGGCTTCAACCTGGCGCCGGTGACCGCGTCCACGTACTGGCCGCAGGACCAGTGGACGGCGCTCCTGGTGATGCTGTTCACCGGTCTGGCCGTGGTGTGCCTGCGCGGCTTCTTCTCCCGGATCGCGATCTTCCTGGGGCTGGTCTTCGGTTACGTCCTGTCCTGGGTGCTGGACCGGGTCTTCGGGAAGATCCACTCCCCCGCGGGCGGCGCCGAGGCGGTCGACCACTGGCGCCTGGACCTGTCGGGCGTCGGCAAGGCCGACTGGATCGGGCTGCCCTCGTTCCACGCGCCGAGCTTCGAGTGGTCGGCGATCCTGGTCGCGCTGCCCGTCGTCATCGCCCTGATCGCCGAGAACGCCGGGCATGTGAAGGCGGTCGGCGAGATGACCGGCGACTCGCTGGACGGCAAGCTGGGCACGGCCATCGCCGCGGACGGCGCGGCCTCGATGCTCTCGACGGCGGTGGGCGGCCCGCCGAACACCACGTACTCCGAGAACATCGGTGTGATGGCCGCGACCCGCGTGTACTCCACCGCCGCCTACTGGGCCGCCGCCGGCTTCGCCCTGCTGTTCGGCCTCTGCCCGAAGTTCGGCGCGGTCGTCGCGGCGATTCCGGGCGGGGTGCTCGGCGGCATCACGGTCATCCTGTACGGCATGATCGGCCTGCTCGGTGCGCAGATCTGGCTGAACGCCGGGGTGGACCTGCGCAATCCGCTGAACCTGGTGCCGGCCGCGGCGGGCATCATCATCGGCGTCGGCGGGGTCAGCCTGAAGATCACCGACAACTTCGAGCTGGGCGGCATCGCGCTCGGCACCATCGTGGTGATCACCGGCTACCACGTGCTGCGGGCCTTCGCCCCGGCCCACCTCAAGACGCAGGAGCCGCTGCTCGACTCGGGCACCTCCGCGTACGACGAGAAGCCGCCGGCCGCCGGCTCCTGA
- a CDS encoding ROK family transcriptional regulator → MRASPSTARAINDRLALQHLQQDGPLTATQLKKLTGLSRPTVADLVERLQDAGLVHVVGETGADRRGPNARLYGIVADRALLAGLDVRTDSVSVVVADLLGVTLAEATLPIGTETAEDNAVEQAVALLATTARSAGSAPLHSVGIGAPGLIDPVTGELRDSSGLPSWHRSLVRVLQERLPATVLVENETNLAAVAEHRVGAARGSDTFVLLWLGHGVGAAVMLDGKLRRGASGGAGEIGFLPVPGTGGRPSAVNCDGGFHSLTGSVSLCELAAAHGIGVPADGQEPGAAAAVRAALAGEGDCEGFLDAAADRIAVGAASVTAVLDPGLLLLSGEVGHAGGAALAARVEERLATMSPLRTGVRAALLGGTAVRQGALLAAREAAQDALFAPRG, encoded by the coding sequence ATGCGCGCATCACCGAGCACCGCTCGGGCCATCAACGACCGGCTCGCCCTGCAACACCTCCAGCAGGACGGCCCCCTGACGGCCACTCAGTTGAAGAAGCTGACCGGACTCTCCCGGCCCACCGTCGCCGACCTCGTCGAACGGCTCCAGGACGCGGGCCTCGTCCATGTGGTGGGGGAGACCGGCGCCGACCGGCGCGGCCCCAACGCCCGGCTCTACGGGATCGTCGCGGACCGCGCGCTGCTCGCCGGGCTCGATGTGCGCACCGACAGTGTCTCCGTCGTCGTCGCCGATCTGCTGGGCGTCACGCTCGCCGAGGCGACGCTGCCGATCGGCACCGAGACCGCCGAGGACAACGCCGTCGAACAGGCCGTCGCCCTGCTCGCGACCACCGCCCGCAGCGCCGGCAGCGCGCCCCTGCACAGCGTCGGCATCGGCGCGCCCGGCCTGATCGACCCCGTCACCGGGGAGCTGCGGGACAGCAGTGGACTGCCCTCCTGGCACCGCAGTCTGGTCCGCGTGCTCCAGGAGAGGCTGCCGGCGACGGTGCTCGTGGAGAACGAGACGAACCTCGCCGCCGTCGCCGAGCACCGCGTCGGCGCGGCCCGCGGCAGCGACACGTTCGTCCTGCTCTGGCTGGGCCACGGGGTGGGCGCGGCGGTGATGCTCGACGGGAAGCTGCGCCGGGGGGCCTCGGGCGGCGCGGGCGAGATCGGCTTCCTGCCGGTCCCCGGCACGGGAGGCAGGCCGTCCGCCGTCAACTGCGACGGAGGATTCCACTCGCTGACCGGCTCGGTATCGCTGTGCGAACTGGCCGCCGCCCACGGCATCGGCGTCCCGGCGGACGGCCAGGAGCCCGGCGCGGCGGCGGCCGTCCGGGCGGCCCTCGCGGGGGAGGGCGACTGCGAGGGCTTCCTCGACGCCGCGGCCGACCGCATCGCGGTGGGCGCGGCCTCGGTGACCGCCGTCCTCGACCCCGGCCTCCTCCTGCTCTCCGGCGAGGTGGGCCACGCGGGCGGCGCGGCCCTCGCCGCCCGCGTCGAGGAGCGGCTGGCCACGATGTCCCCGCTGCGCACCGGGGTCCGGGCGGCCCTGCTGGGCGGCACGGCGGTCAGGCAGGGGGCGCTGCTCGCGGCGCGCGAGGCGGCGCAGGACGCGCTGTTCGCCCCTCGGGGCTGA
- a CDS encoding carbon-nitrogen hydrolase family protein: MPPLRTALFQSSGRPGSVAGSVELLADAARRAAETGARLLVCPELYLTGYAIGDDVPRLAEAADGPAARTVAEIAVRHGIAVHYGYPERDGETLYNSAQLIGPDGTPLARYRKTHLFGDFEQHWFTPGEQPVVQAELDGVRIGLLTCYDVEFPENVRAHALAGTDLLLVPTALMHPFSFVAESVVPVRAFESQLYIAYVNRTGPEGPYDFTGLSCLAGPDGTVRARAGHGGELVTGDVDPALLADSRAANPYLRDRRPGLYGSLA, translated from the coding sequence ATGCCGCCGTTGCGCACCGCCCTGTTCCAGAGCTCCGGACGCCCCGGCTCGGTCGCCGGCTCCGTCGAGCTGCTGGCGGACGCCGCGCGCCGCGCCGCCGAGACCGGCGCCCGGCTGCTGGTCTGCCCCGAGCTGTACCTCACCGGCTACGCCATCGGCGACGACGTGCCCCGGCTCGCCGAGGCCGCGGACGGGCCCGCCGCCCGGACCGTCGCCGAGATCGCCGTACGGCACGGCATCGCCGTCCACTACGGCTACCCCGAGCGCGACGGCGAGACCCTCTACAACTCCGCCCAGCTCATCGGCCCCGACGGCACCCCGCTCGCCCGCTACCGCAAGACGCACCTCTTCGGCGACTTCGAGCAGCACTGGTTCACGCCCGGCGAGCAGCCCGTCGTCCAGGCCGAACTGGACGGCGTCCGGATCGGCCTGCTGACCTGCTACGACGTCGAGTTCCCGGAGAACGTCCGGGCGCACGCCCTGGCCGGCACCGACCTCCTGCTGGTCCCCACCGCGCTGATGCACCCCTTCTCGTTCGTCGCCGAATCCGTCGTCCCGGTCCGCGCCTTCGAGAGCCAGCTCTACATCGCCTACGTCAACCGCACCGGCCCCGAGGGCCCGTACGACTTCACCGGACTGAGCTGCCTGGCCGGCCCCGACGGCACGGTCCGCGCCCGCGCCGGGCACGGCGGGGAACTCGTCACCGGCGACGTCGACCCCGCTCTGCTGGCCGACTCACGGGCCGCCAACCCGTATCTGCGCGACCGCCGCCCCGGCCTGTACGGCTCCCTCGCCTGA
- a CDS encoding MFS transporter, translating into MTKESTTAVFGTGEVRRARYAIAAVFTVHGAVTGSFATRVPWIQDHAGVSAGQLGLALAFPAIGASVAMPLAGAVSHRFGARTALRGLLALWTLALVLPSLAPDLLTLCVALFAYGAAAGMSDVAMNALGVEVENRLDKSIMSGLHGMWSVGALLGSAAGTVAAHVGADARLHHVVAALVLTALGLVACQWVLDLRSRPDEEAPPRFTLPPKSALIIGAVGFCAVFAEGASLDWSAVYLRDSLGSSAGLAAASTTAFALTMAVARIAGDRVVDRFGAVRTVRAGGLLATAGGVLVVTGPNAALALCGFGMIGLGIAVVVPLAFAAAGRSGPKPAQAIAGVATITYTSGLIAPSAIGSLAEATSLVVSFGLVSVLAFGLVLGAGVLRAGDRKAPSGEAARETAAAPRA; encoded by the coding sequence ATGACAAAGGAATCGACGACAGCGGTCTTCGGCACCGGGGAGGTGCGGCGGGCCAGGTACGCCATCGCGGCGGTCTTCACCGTGCACGGAGCGGTGACCGGCAGCTTCGCCACGCGGGTGCCCTGGATCCAGGACCACGCGGGCGTCAGCGCCGGGCAGCTCGGGCTCGCCCTGGCGTTCCCGGCGATCGGCGCCTCGGTGGCGATGCCGCTGGCCGGGGCGGTGAGCCACCGCTTCGGCGCCCGGACCGCGCTGCGCGGGCTGCTGGCCCTGTGGACGCTGGCCCTGGTCCTGCCCTCGCTGGCGCCCGACCTGCTGACGCTGTGCGTGGCACTGTTCGCGTACGGGGCGGCCGCGGGCATGTCCGACGTGGCGATGAACGCCCTCGGCGTCGAGGTGGAGAACCGGCTCGACAAGTCGATCATGTCGGGGCTGCACGGCATGTGGAGCGTGGGCGCCCTGCTGGGGTCCGCGGCCGGCACGGTGGCCGCGCACGTGGGCGCGGACGCCCGGCTGCACCACGTCGTCGCCGCCCTGGTGCTGACCGCCCTGGGCCTGGTCGCCTGCCAGTGGGTGCTCGACCTGCGCAGCCGGCCGGACGAGGAGGCGCCGCCGAGGTTCACGCTGCCGCCCAAGTCCGCCCTGATCATCGGCGCGGTGGGCTTCTGCGCGGTGTTCGCCGAGGGTGCGAGCCTGGACTGGTCGGCGGTCTACCTGCGCGACTCGCTGGGCAGCTCGGCCGGTCTCGCCGCGGCGTCCACCACCGCGTTCGCGCTGACGATGGCGGTCGCCCGGATCGCCGGCGACCGGGTCGTCGACCGCTTCGGCGCGGTGCGCACCGTACGGGCCGGCGGGCTGCTCGCCACGGCCGGCGGCGTCCTGGTGGTCACCGGGCCGAACGCGGCGCTCGCCCTGTGCGGCTTCGGGATGATCGGGCTCGGGATCGCCGTGGTGGTGCCGCTCGCCTTCGCGGCGGCCGGGCGCAGCGGGCCCAAGCCGGCCCAGGCCATCGCGGGTGTCGCGACGATCACGTACACCTCCGGGCTCATCGCCCCGTCGGCGATCGGTTCGCTGGCGGAGGCCACCTCGCTGGTCGTGTCGTTCGGCCTGGTGTCGGTGCTGGCCTTCGGGCTGGTGCTGGGCGCCGGGGTGCTGCGGGCCGGTGACCGCAAGGCGCCGTCCGGCGAGGCGGCACGGGAGACGGCGGCGGCACCCCGCGCCTGA